The proteins below come from a single Verrucomicrobiota bacterium genomic window:
- a CDS encoding YggS family pyridoxal phosphate-dependent enzyme, giving the protein MDLAGNLASIRARIASACERAGRDPAAVQLVAVSKGQPPAVVHEAAALGLAIFGENRVQEAKAKIPQCPGRLRWHMIGHLQSNKARDAVDLFEMIHSVDSLGLAEELNRRADAAARRLPILLEVNIAAEAGKHGLTPDAALANLDAINALPRLEVHGLMTMAPWTPDAGKVRRVFRRLREMRIECEQRLGAPLPHLSMGMTSDFEVAVEEGATLVRIGTALFGARARPG; this is encoded by the coding sequence ATGGACTTGGCAGGCAACCTGGCTTCGATCCGCGCGCGCATCGCGTCGGCGTGCGAGCGCGCCGGGCGCGATCCCGCCGCGGTCCAGCTCGTCGCCGTGAGCAAGGGCCAGCCGCCGGCGGTCGTCCACGAAGCCGCGGCGCTCGGCCTTGCCATCTTCGGCGAGAATCGCGTGCAGGAGGCGAAGGCAAAAATCCCCCAGTGCCCCGGGCGCCTGCGGTGGCACATGATCGGACATCTCCAATCCAACAAGGCGCGCGATGCCGTGGACCTGTTCGAGATGATTCACAGCGTGGACTCGCTTGGACTCGCGGAAGAATTGAACCGGCGCGCCGACGCCGCGGCGAGGCGGCTGCCCATCCTGTTGGAGGTGAACATCGCCGCGGAGGCGGGCAAGCACGGCCTCACCCCGGACGCCGCGCTCGCAAACCTCGACGCGATCAATGCCCTGCCACGGCTTGAAGTTCACGGCTTGATGACGATGGCGCCGTGGACGCCCGACGCCGGGAAAGTGCGCCGGGTGTTCCGCCGGCTGCGCGAGATGCGGATCGAATGCGAGCAAAGGCTCGGCGCGCCTCTGCCGCACCTGAGCATGGGGATGACGAGTGACTTCGAGGTCGCCGTCGAGGAAGGCGCGACGCTGGTGCGCATCGGCACCGCGCTCTTCGGCGCGAGGGCGCGTCCCGGGTAG
- a CDS encoding isoaspartyl peptidase/L-asparaginase encodes MNTSFALLAVTAALLMSHAASAAEPAAPITLVIHGGAGAIPRAEMTADKEKGHRAALEASLRAGHAVLKAGGAALDAVVAAIQVLEDSPLHNAGKGAVLTAEGTVEMDASIMDGATRRAGAVAAVKHPKNPIVLARLVMDKSPHVLMTGEGAEIFGKQHGVTMMPPDYFITDQRRQQLERILRSQKQKDREKPRSEFEMLTPAERAGTVGAVALDGRGNLAAGTSTGGMVNKKFGRVGDSPIVGAGTFADNRTCGVSGTGHGEFFIRGVVAYDVAALMEYKGLKLAEAADLVVMKKLKELGGTGGIIALDRRGNVAMPFNTEGMFRGVMRADGSFEIAIYRD; translated from the coding sequence ATGAACACCTCGTTCGCCCTCCTCGCCGTCACCGCCGCCCTGCTTATGAGCCACGCCGCATCCGCAGCCGAACCCGCCGCGCCGATCACGCTCGTCATCCACGGCGGCGCGGGCGCCATCCCGCGCGCGGAGATGACCGCGGACAAGGAGAAGGGCCATCGCGCCGCGCTCGAGGCCTCGCTCCGCGCGGGACACGCCGTTCTCAAGGCCGGCGGCGCGGCGCTCGACGCCGTCGTCGCGGCCATCCAAGTGCTCGAAGATTCGCCCTTGCACAACGCCGGCAAGGGCGCGGTGCTCACCGCCGAGGGCACGGTGGAAATGGACGCCTCGATCATGGACGGCGCGACCCGCCGCGCCGGCGCGGTCGCCGCGGTGAAGCATCCGAAGAACCCGATCGTCCTCGCGCGCCTCGTGATGGACAAGTCGCCGCACGTGCTGATGACCGGCGAGGGCGCGGAAATCTTCGGCAAACAGCACGGCGTGACGATGATGCCGCCGGACTATTTCATCACCGACCAGCGCCGGCAGCAGCTTGAGCGCATTCTGCGCTCACAAAAACAGAAGGACCGCGAGAAGCCGCGGTCGGAGTTCGAGATGCTCACGCCCGCCGAGCGCGCGGGCACGGTGGGCGCGGTCGCGCTTGATGGGCGCGGCAACCTCGCCGCGGGCACCTCGACGGGCGGCATGGTGAACAAGAAATTCGGCCGCGTGGGCGATTCGCCCATCGTCGGCGCGGGCACGTTCGCGGACAATCGCACGTGCGGCGTCTCGGGCACGGGGCACGGCGAGTTTTTCATCCGGGGCGTGGTGGCTTACGACGTCGCGGCGCTCATGGAATACAAGGGCCTGAAACTCGCCGAGGCCGCGGACCTCGTCGTGATGAAGAAGTTGAAGGAACTCGGCGGCACGGGCGGAATCATCGCGCTCGACCGGCGGGGCAACGTGGCGATGCCGTTTAACACGGAGGGGATGTTTCGCGGGGTGATGCGCGCGGACGGGTCGTTCGAGATCGCGATCTACCGCGACTGA